The Gammaproteobacteria bacterium genomic sequence TGCTGTTCGGCGGCTTGCTTGCCGCCACCGACCGCCGCTACCGTCTCGCCGCGCGCCGCCACGCCGTCTCCGAGCCGGGACCCGCCGAGGGATTGGCAGCCGCAGGGGTCAAAGCGTCCGGCTAATCTACCCCATGGTTCGTTACCTCGCCCCCTTAGGTATATTTATTGTCCTGGTGATCTTTCTGGCGCGCGGCCTCATGCTCAATCCGCACGAGGTGCCTTCGCCCCTGATAGGCAAGCCCGCGCCGGAATTTCTGTTACCTCAGGTTCAGGATGCGAATCAGCAATTCGGCCGCAAGGATTTGCTCGGCAAGGTCACGCTTTTGAATGTGTGGGCCTCGTGGTGCGTCGCATGCCGGCAAGAGCATCCGCTGCTGGTGCAGCTCGCACGTTCCGGCCAAGTCGAGATCTACGGCCTCAACTACAAAGACACTCGTGAAGAGGCGCTGCGCTGGCTTAATCAGTTGGGCAATCCCTACAAGGTGAGCGCCTTCGACCAGGAGGGCAAGGTGGGGATTGACTACGGCGTCTACGGCGTGCCGGAGACCTATGTGATAGATAAGCAAGGCATCATCCGTTACAAACTCATCGGGCCTGTGACACCGGAAAATCTGAACAAGGATATCTTGCCCCTCGTTAAGGAGTTGCAAGGTTAATGCGTTATTTATTCTTGGCCGCGATGCTGTCTCTGCCCCTCTGGGCGTGGGGTGAGCCCGAATCAGTAGATAGGGTAAGTAGTGATCCTGTTATAGAGCATCGGCTCATGGTCCTGTCCGAAGAGTTGCGCTGTCTGGTATGCCAGAACGAGACCCTGGCCGCGTCGCGCGCCGGTCTGGCGATAGACCTGCGTAACGAG encodes the following:
- a CDS encoding DsbE family thiol:disulfide interchange protein — translated: MVRYLAPLGIFIVLVIFLARGLMLNPHEVPSPLIGKPAPEFLLPQVQDANQQFGRKDLLGKVTLLNVWASWCVACRQEHPLLVQLARSGQVEIYGLNYKDTREEALRWLNQLGNPYKVSAFDQEGKVGIDYGVYGVPETYVIDKQGIIRYKLIGPVTPENLNKDILPLVKELQG